Proteins found in one Methanomassiliicoccales archaeon genomic segment:
- a CDS encoding carbon-nitrogen hydrolase, with amino-acid sequence MVEKKLRLGLVQMKMGSSAKKNLDKAVSMTERAAKQGADMVCLPELFTSTYFAQHELTQPLDITNLAVEVPGELSKKLGACAKDNGVVLVAGSIYELFKGKLFNTSLIFDERGRLLGKYRKTHIPHDESYYEQHYFAPGDTGFQVFQTSKAKIGVLICYDQWFPEAARCMALQGADIILYPTAIGTVRGIRQAEGNWHRAWENVMRGHAIANGTIVAAVNRVGTEERMRFWGGSFVIDAFGKTLARAGSQEQVLVAEADLAHSEAVREGWRFFANRRPECYGRLLEKKRRG; translated from the coding sequence ATGGTGGAAAAGAAGCTGCGCCTCGGTCTGGTCCAGATGAAGATGGGGTCGTCTGCGAAGAAGAACCTGGACAAGGCGGTCTCCATGACGGAGCGGGCAGCGAAGCAAGGGGCGGACATGGTCTGTTTGCCGGAGCTCTTCACGAGCACGTATTTCGCGCAGCATGAGCTGACCCAGCCCCTGGATATCACCAATCTCGCGGTCGAGGTGCCCGGCGAGTTGAGCAAGAAGCTTGGAGCGTGCGCCAAAGACAATGGGGTAGTGCTGGTCGCCGGCTCGATCTACGAACTGTTCAAAGGGAAGCTGTTCAACACCTCCCTGATCTTCGATGAACGTGGTCGGCTCCTCGGCAAATACCGCAAGACACACATCCCGCACGACGAGAGCTACTACGAACAGCACTACTTCGCTCCTGGGGACACGGGATTTCAGGTCTTCCAGACCAGCAAGGCGAAGATAGGTGTGCTCATCTGTTACGATCAGTGGTTCCCGGAAGCTGCCAGGTGCATGGCGCTTCAAGGAGCGGACATCATCCTATATCCCACGGCCATCGGCACCGTCCGAGGCATCCGGCAGGCGGAAGGCAACTGGCATCGCGCTTGGGAGAACGTCATGCGCGGCCACGCCATCGCGAACGGGACCATCGTCGCGGCGGTCAATCGGGTCGGAACCGAGGAGAGGATGCGCTTTTGGGGAGGGTCTTTCGTCATCGACGCTTTCGGCAAGACGCTCGCTCGAGCCGGTAGCCAGGAGCAAGTGCTGGTAGCGGAGGCCGACCTGGCACACTCGGAAGCGGTCCGAGAAGGCTGGCGGTTCTTCGCCAATCGAAGGCCGGAGTGCTACGGCCGGCTGCTTGAGAAGAAGCGGAGGGGTTGA
- a CDS encoding phosphoribosyltransferase family protein — protein sequence MDNVHEDYSKHDLKGVFKDRTDAGVQLADMLLELSDSGAMIFALPPGGVPVGVEIARLLRLRLDAAAVWEIYSPNDPQLIIGAVGPNETLMIDDTLVSSKGLSEDLYRSAVERARQSVLWRDELYRQGEPYPNLEGKTVILVDEGVAEPIGLLALIKFARSKNARMVMVAVPTATARALEILAEKADEVYCLNVRSQGDFSVSEAYREWREVNERDAMLALRSMVEDA from the coding sequence ATGGACAACGTCCACGAAGACTATTCGAAGCATGACCTCAAGGGAGTGTTCAAGGACCGAACGGACGCCGGGGTTCAGCTGGCGGACATGCTGCTGGAGCTTTCCGATAGCGGAGCTATGATATTCGCACTGCCTCCAGGAGGAGTACCAGTAGGCGTGGAGATAGCCCGCCTTCTGCGTCTCCGATTGGACGCGGCGGCGGTCTGGGAGATATATTCGCCGAACGATCCCCAGCTGATCATCGGGGCCGTAGGGCCAAACGAGACCCTGATGATCGATGACACCCTGGTGAGCTCGAAGGGACTGTCCGAGGATCTGTACCGGTCGGCGGTGGAGCGGGCCAGGCAGAGCGTCCTGTGGCGCGATGAGCTATACAGGCAGGGAGAACCGTATCCGAACCTAGAAGGCAAAACGGTGATCCTGGTAGATGAGGGAGTGGCCGAGCCCATCGGCCTGTTGGCCTTGATCAAGTTCGCGCGCAGCAAGAACGCTAGAATGGTTATGGTGGCCGTTCCCACTGCCACAGCCCGAGCACTGGAGATCCTGGCCGAGAAGGCCGATGAGGTGTATTGTCTGAACGTCCGGTCTCAAGGAGATTTCTCGGTCTCCGAGGCCTATCGGGAGTGGCGCGAAGTGAACGAAAGGGATGCTATGTTGGCTCTAAGGTCCATGGTAGAGGATGCGTGA
- a CDS encoding agmatine deiminase family protein → MRRSGGVELLEPATPRKLGYRMPAEWERHEATWLSWPKNPLTFPENVIEKVEIIFSQMVEALSRGEKVKILVDDQNSSDRVAQIVDEAGASMSNVLLLKIRSADVWIRDYGPTFLLHSNQKERSAVKWRFNAWGEKYDDLLCDDATGEELARATLAKVFHPGIVMEGGSIDVNGKGSVLTTKQCLLNRNRNPQLSREEIEGYLEQYLNVDNIIWLRSGIEGDDTDGHVDDFARFVSSDKVLCAFSSSRRKENRKVLAENLDLLKSATDQDGEPLQVQKLPMPKPLWLEEEQRWLPASYANFYIGNQVVLLPIFKDRNDQKAIDILQQAFPDREIVTILAADLVYGYGGIHCVTQQEPGTD, encoded by the coding sequence TTGAGAAGAAGCGGAGGGGTTGAGCTACTGGAGCCTGCCACGCCAAGGAAGCTTGGCTATCGCATGCCGGCCGAGTGGGAAAGGCACGAGGCCACCTGGCTCTCCTGGCCCAAGAACCCTTTGACGTTCCCGGAGAATGTCATCGAAAAAGTGGAGATAATTTTCAGCCAGATGGTCGAGGCGCTGTCCAGGGGGGAGAAGGTCAAGATCCTCGTGGATGACCAGAATTCGAGCGATCGTGTAGCACAGATAGTAGATGAGGCGGGCGCGAGCATGAGCAACGTGCTTCTTCTCAAGATAAGGTCCGCGGACGTCTGGATCCGGGACTATGGCCCCACGTTCCTGCTCCATTCCAATCAGAAGGAGAGATCAGCGGTCAAATGGCGCTTCAATGCCTGGGGCGAGAAGTACGACGACCTTCTGTGCGACGATGCGACAGGAGAGGAGTTGGCCCGCGCCACCTTGGCAAAGGTGTTCCATCCAGGCATCGTCATGGAAGGGGGCTCGATAGACGTCAATGGCAAGGGAAGCGTGCTCACCACCAAGCAGTGCCTGCTGAACAGGAACCGCAATCCCCAACTATCCAGAGAAGAGATCGAGGGCTACCTGGAGCAATACCTGAACGTGGACAACATCATCTGGCTGAGATCGGGCATCGAAGGAGATGACACGGACGGCCACGTGGACGATTTCGCCAGGTTCGTTTCCAGCGACAAAGTGCTGTGCGCCTTCTCCAGTTCCAGACGGAAAGAGAACCGAAAGGTGCTGGCGGAGAACCTGGACCTGCTCAAGAGCGCTACCGACCAGGACGGGGAGCCGTTGCAGGTGCAGAAGCTGCCCATGCCCAAGCCCCTCTGGTTGGAGGAAGAGCAGCGTTGGCTGCCGGCCAGTTATGCCAACTTCTATATCGGCAATCAGGTCGTGCTGCTGCCGATCTTCAAGGACCGCAACGATCAGAAGGCGATCGACATCTTGCAGCAGGCTTTTCCGGATCGAGAGATCGTCACGATCCTCGCAGCCGACCTCGTCTACGGCTACGGAGGGATACACTGCGTCACGCAGCAAGAGCCAGGGACCGACTAG
- a CDS encoding helix-turn-helix domain-containing protein has protein sequence MRDQLREKMAGEITLSAEAGKTIRKWREEFGISQQGLARHLRVSPSVISDYESGRRKSPGIVIVRKLVDGLIAIDESKGGGVLKKYDLGEKSECIISIKEFKHSIPVGDFLTIISGSTLTKHVNLERNIHGYTIIDSVKAITSLGSTDYLKIYGWSSERALIFTGVKFGRSPMIAIRAHPLKPAMVVYHRPEHVDELAIRLATLENIPLVKTDISLPSLVERLEKIE, from the coding sequence ATGCGGGATCAGCTGCGAGAGAAGATGGCTGGCGAGATCACTCTTTCCGCGGAGGCGGGCAAGACCATCCGTAAGTGGCGGGAGGAGTTCGGCATCTCCCAGCAGGGGCTAGCTCGTCACCTGAGAGTGTCGCCGTCGGTCATCAGCGACTACGAGTCGGGAAGGAGGAAAAGCCCTGGCATAGTGATTGTGCGCAAGCTCGTGGATGGGCTCATCGCCATCGATGAATCGAAGGGGGGAGGAGTGCTCAAGAAGTACGACCTGGGGGAGAAGAGCGAGTGCATAATCTCCATCAAGGAGTTCAAGCACTCCATCCCCGTGGGGGATTTTTTGACGATCATCTCCGGATCGACGCTCACCAAGCACGTTAATCTGGAGCGGAACATCCACGGCTACACGATCATAGATTCGGTGAAGGCCATCACCTCCTTGGGCTCCACGGACTACCTGAAGATCTACGGCTGGAGCAGCGAGCGGGCGCTCATCTTCACCGGGGTGAAGTTCGGGCGTTCGCCCATGATCGCCATCCGGGCGCATCCGCTGAAACCGGCCATGGTCGTGTACCACCGACCGGAGCACGTGGACGAACTGGCCATTCGCCTCGCCACCTTGGAGAACATACCGTTGGTGAAGACCGACATCTCCCTACCTTCCTTGGTGGAGAGGCTGGAGAAGATCGAGTGA